In Crinalium epipsammum PCC 9333, the following are encoded in one genomic region:
- a CDS encoding succinate--CoA ligase subunit alpha — MHLKPDSKIIVQGIAEPNASLDIAQMKAYGTNIVAGISPGEGGQLVDDIPVFDLVEQALSAVGQVDATIILVPPYCAIDSAKEAIASGIKQIIILTGGIPPLDMVSLLRKVETTDTLIIGPNTSGVIIPDKILLGTYNSEFFTSGSVALISNSDTLNYEVAWELTQAGIGQSIVVNLGSDTIIGSDFNQWLEILDKDQHTKVIVLISHSNHPNEPSLAEFIATNIKKPVITYFVGIHTPADKHLRNFKFQNNYYLSTSRNDETTINEKITAFKQAKISLPKRPSQIPDLVKKALKK, encoded by the coding sequence ATGCACTTGAAGCCCGACAGCAAAATTATCGTACAGGGCATAGCAGAACCTAATGCTTCACTCGACATTGCTCAAATGAAAGCTTATGGCACGAATATAGTGGCTGGAATTAGTCCTGGTGAGGGAGGGCAGTTAGTAGATGATATTCCTGTATTTGACCTTGTAGAGCAAGCCTTGTCAGCAGTGGGACAAGTGGACGCGACCATTATCTTAGTACCACCTTACTGTGCTATTGATTCAGCCAAGGAAGCGATCGCATCTGGTATTAAACAAATTATTATCCTTACTGGTGGCATACCTCCACTCGATATGGTATCTCTACTTAGAAAAGTAGAAACAACTGATACGCTTATTATTGGTCCAAATACTTCCGGTGTAATTATTCCAGATAAAATTCTACTAGGAACCTACAATAGCGAATTTTTCACATCTGGCTCAGTAGCCTTAATTAGTAACAGTGATACCCTTAACTACGAAGTTGCATGGGAATTAACACAAGCAGGTATCGGACAATCAATAGTAGTTAACTTAGGCAGTGATACAATTATTGGCTCTGACTTTAATCAATGGTTAGAAATTTTAGATAAAGATCAACACACTAAAGTAATAGTTTTAATCAGCCACAGCAACCACCCTAACGAACCATCCTTAGCAGAATTCATTGCTACCAATATTAAAAAACCTGTAATTACTTACTTTGTCGGCATTCATACACCAGCAGACAAACATTTAAGAAATTTTAAGTTTCAGAATAATTATTATCTGTCAACTTCACGGAACGATGAAACTACAATCAATGAAAAAATCACCGCTTTTAAGCAAGCTAAAATTTCCCTACCAAAGCGCCCTTCTCAAATTCCCGATTTAGTAAAAAAAGCCCTTAAAAAGTAG